One genomic region from Nocardia vinacea encodes:
- a CDS encoding ABC transporter ATP-binding protein, which yields MSESEVIGPMNSSDADSSSRAIDVRSVTVRRRRKTILDDISFTVGQGSVTGLLGPSGCGKTTLMRTVVGVQRFSSGTITVLGRPAGHRRLRRDVGYVTQSPSIYDDLTVRQNVRYFGVMYGTKAESVDRAIEDVGLLTYRDTLAAKLSGGQRARVSLACALIARPKLLVLDEPTVGLDPVLRRDLWASFHSLADGGTTLLVSSHVMDEAERCDRLLLMREGSVLADSDPAGLLRRTGADTLEGAFLRLIESGDGARSSTTVNYVATHQVSEETRPEVSL from the coding sequence ATGTCTGAAAGTGAGGTGATCGGCCCGATGAATTCCTCGGATGCCGACTCGTCGTCGCGTGCGATCGACGTCCGGTCGGTGACTGTGCGAAGGAGGCGGAAAACGATCCTCGACGACATCTCGTTCACCGTCGGCCAAGGCTCGGTGACCGGTTTGCTCGGGCCCAGCGGCTGCGGCAAGACAACTCTGATGCGCACCGTCGTCGGCGTACAGAGGTTCTCGTCGGGCACGATCACCGTGCTCGGCCGGCCGGCCGGGCATCGGCGGCTGCGCCGTGACGTCGGCTACGTGACCCAGTCGCCGTCGATCTACGACGATCTGACCGTTCGGCAGAATGTCCGCTACTTCGGGGTGATGTACGGGACGAAGGCCGAGTCGGTGGATCGGGCTATCGAGGACGTCGGGCTGCTCACCTACCGAGACACGCTGGCCGCCAAGCTTTCCGGCGGACAGCGTGCACGGGTGTCGCTGGCGTGCGCGCTGATCGCTCGGCCCAAACTACTGGTGCTCGACGAGCCGACCGTCGGCCTCGACCCGGTGCTGCGCCGTGACCTGTGGGCCTCCTTTCACAGCTTGGCCGATGGCGGCACGACGTTGTTGGTGTCCAGCCACGTGATGGACGAGGCCGAACGCTGTGATCGCCTGCTGCTCATGCGGGAGGGCAGCGTGCTCGCCGACTCCGACCCCGCGGGCTTGCTGCGGCGAACCGGAGCCGACACATTAGAGGGCGCTTTCCTGCGGCTGATCGAGTCCGGCGACGGAGCACGATCGTCCACCACCGTGAATTACGTTGCGACTCATCAGGTTTCCGAAGAGACCCGGCCGGAGGTTTCGTTGTGA
- a CDS encoding FAD-dependent monooxygenase, translated as MAVDNCEVLIVGGGPTGLIAAHLLGRKGIRTQLVESRSSASTHPRATMVNVRTAEILRDLELLGPAQKVGTSLEASSRVSFHTTLVGAELGEIDMVGDAEKLMRTVSASPVLPLICPQNELQTLLLRELPNYPSVSVESGVEITDLIVDPDGVGAVRADNSALRASYVVLAEGIHGRLRERIGITVQACAPLGTMLDIHFTADLGSTVAGKESALYWVINDDIQGVLITVSPQRGTWLLELTGIDIDPSAMPDKSECERLVRMAIGAADIDITIESVRTWAMGTTAVDRWSDVHQRVFVAGDAAHSFPPTGGFGMNTGIQDAHNLAWKLHGVLRGWSSPRLLNTYEPERRPVADFNAERSVHNAVAMDEFFTSARSLIGSGNGSGPEISDAAALADGIERQRPHFDFYGQARGFVYCTDEDHPQPVVADVVEYLPRVIVGAVAPHVWLEEDGRRTAVTDLTNGAFALLTSVEAAPEWQDSFGAWASVLGDIPLRVWPVSPVPRPDALHDFRDDAIGVFGLSDAAAVVVRPDGHIGAILPGADPHGELARYLNSILGEKAVTA; from the coding sequence ATGGCTGTCGACAACTGCGAAGTATTGATCGTCGGTGGTGGTCCGACCGGCCTGATCGCAGCACATCTGTTGGGCCGCAAGGGGATTCGCACTCAGCTGGTGGAGAGCCGATCGAGTGCGTCCACACATCCGCGGGCCACGATGGTCAATGTTCGTACCGCGGAAATACTCCGGGACCTCGAGCTGCTCGGTCCAGCGCAGAAGGTCGGCACCAGCCTGGAGGCGTCCAGCCGGGTCAGTTTCCACACCACCCTGGTCGGCGCTGAGCTCGGCGAGATCGACATGGTAGGAGACGCCGAGAAACTCATGCGGACGGTGTCGGCGAGTCCGGTGCTGCCGCTGATCTGTCCGCAGAACGAGTTACAGACGCTCTTGCTGCGTGAGTTACCCAACTACCCCTCCGTCAGCGTCGAGTCGGGTGTGGAGATCACCGATCTGATCGTCGACCCCGATGGGGTCGGCGCGGTACGAGCGGACAATTCCGCGCTACGCGCTTCCTACGTGGTCCTCGCCGAGGGAATTCACGGTCGGTTGCGTGAGCGCATAGGCATCACAGTCCAGGCCTGCGCACCGCTCGGAACGATGTTGGACATCCATTTCACCGCCGATCTCGGCTCGACGGTCGCAGGCAAGGAGAGCGCCCTGTACTGGGTCATCAACGATGACATACAGGGGGTGCTCATCACCGTCTCGCCGCAGCGCGGTACCTGGCTGCTCGAGCTGACCGGCATCGACATCGACCCATCGGCGATGCCCGACAAAAGCGAATGCGAGCGCCTGGTCCGAATGGCCATCGGTGCGGCCGATATCGACATCACGATCGAGTCGGTCCGGACGTGGGCGATGGGTACGACGGCCGTCGACCGCTGGAGTGACGTCCACCAACGGGTATTCGTGGCAGGCGACGCGGCGCACAGCTTCCCGCCGACCGGTGGCTTCGGCATGAATACCGGCATCCAGGACGCGCACAACCTCGCGTGGAAGCTGCACGGTGTGCTGCGTGGCTGGTCGAGTCCGCGACTGCTGAACACCTACGAACCCGAGCGGCGGCCCGTCGCGGATTTCAACGCCGAGCGCAGCGTGCACAACGCCGTTGCCATGGACGAGTTCTTCACATCGGCACGGTCGCTGATCGGATCCGGAAACGGATCGGGGCCCGAGATCAGCGATGCCGCCGCACTGGCCGACGGCATCGAACGACAACGGCCGCATTTCGACTTCTACGGTCAGGCAAGGGGATTCGTCTACTGCACCGACGAAGACCACCCGCAGCCGGTTGTCGCGGACGTGGTCGAATATCTCCCCAGAGTGATAGTCGGTGCCGTCGCACCTCACGTGTGGCTGGAAGAGGATGGCCGGCGCACGGCTGTCACCGATCTGACCAACGGGGCCTTCGCGCTGCTGACTTCCGTCGAAGCCGCGCCCGAATGGCAGGACTCGTTCGGTGCATGGGCGTCGGTGCTCGGTGACATACCGCTGCGGGTATGGCCGGTGTCCCCGGTACCGCGTCCGGACGCCTTACACGATTTCCGCGACGACGCCATCGGGGTCTTCGGTTTGTCCGACGCGGCGGCGGTCGTCGTGCGTCCCGACGGCCACATCGGCGCGATATTGCCCGGTGCGGATCCGCACGGCGAATTGGCCCGATACCTCAACTCGATACTCGGCGAGAAAGCGGTGACCGCATGA
- a CDS encoding beta-ketoacyl-ACP synthase II: MSAPSLPRAVTARRRVAITGIGVVSPVGNYPGVLWDNLLEGRSGVGPVTTFDVSNKRVRIAATVDDFAATDWMERRDAIRFDRFCQLAMAASDLALKDAGELSADLSDVAVIIASALGGADTIRATVGNDPDGERIPPTFIPVSMSNVAASVVAQRHDFAGPSYAPSSACASSADAVGQGMRMIRDGYADACVVGGSEACVNPVIMAGFASMRALSRRNDSPEQAARPFDADRDGFVLGEGAAVLILEDMDRALARGATIYAEIAGYGQTNDSHHLTAPRADGSSAARAIRIALRDAGIATTDVDYINAHGTGTILNDRAEMAALRTVFGADLAKTVVASTKSMTGHLLGAGGALEAAIAALAVKTSMIPPSVNLDQVAEDCTGASFVSASTESDVAAVLTNSFAFGGHNSSLVLRRNDPYRTEE; this comes from the coding sequence ATGAGCGCGCCGAGCCTGCCGCGTGCGGTGACCGCCCGGCGCAGGGTCGCCATCACCGGGATCGGTGTGGTGTCGCCGGTGGGAAACTATCCCGGCGTGCTGTGGGACAACCTGCTCGAAGGCCGTTCGGGCGTGGGTCCCGTCACCACGTTCGACGTCTCGAACAAACGGGTTCGGATCGCGGCGACGGTCGATGATTTCGCAGCGACGGACTGGATGGAGCGCAGGGATGCCATCCGGTTCGATCGTTTCTGTCAGCTCGCGATGGCAGCTTCCGACCTGGCACTCAAAGACGCCGGTGAGCTCAGCGCCGATCTGTCCGACGTTGCGGTCATCATCGCCAGCGCACTCGGTGGGGCCGACACGATTCGCGCCACCGTCGGCAACGACCCGGACGGTGAACGGATCCCACCGACCTTCATCCCCGTGTCGATGTCCAACGTCGCCGCCTCGGTAGTGGCCCAACGCCACGATTTCGCGGGGCCGAGCTACGCGCCGAGCAGCGCGTGCGCGTCCTCGGCCGACGCCGTCGGCCAGGGCATGCGGATGATCAGGGACGGATACGCCGACGCGTGCGTTGTCGGCGGATCCGAAGCTTGTGTAAATCCCGTTATCATGGCCGGTTTCGCCAGCATGCGGGCATTGTCGCGGCGCAACGACAGTCCCGAGCAGGCCGCGCGCCCGTTCGACGCCGACCGCGACGGATTCGTGCTGGGCGAGGGCGCGGCGGTGCTGATTCTCGAGGATATGGATCGTGCCCTCGCGCGGGGAGCGACCATATACGCCGAGATCGCGGGCTACGGTCAAACGAATGACAGCCACCATCTGACCGCACCGAGGGCCGATGGTTCCAGTGCCGCCCGGGCGATCCGCATCGCGCTGCGCGACGCGGGCATCGCGACAACCGATGTGGACTACATCAACGCACACGGCACCGGCACGATACTCAACGACCGCGCGGAAATGGCCGCGTTGCGTACTGTTTTCGGTGCTGATCTCGCGAAAACCGTTGTGGCTTCTACCAAATCCATGACCGGCCACCTCCTCGGCGCGGGCGGCGCGTTGGAGGCCGCGATCGCCGCCCTGGCCGTCAAGACATCGATGATCCCACCGTCGGTCAATCTGGACCAGGTGGCCGAGGACTGCACGGGCGCGTCGTTCGTCTCGGCATCGACCGAGTCCGATGTCGCTGCCGTGCTGACGAATTCCTTCGCATTCGGCGGCCACAACTCGTCATTGGTCCTGCGCCGTAACGACCCTTACCGCACCGAGGAGTAG
- a CDS encoding DUF3237 domain-containing protein, whose protein sequence is MELKFEGEVTASLHPPRMVGNTPHGIRMFIEVGEGKLEGERINGRVLPGGGDWVLIGTDQWARADVRAQFETDDGAIIYAQFDGLIEMTDAVQTAFADGVPTAFEDQYFRVLPRLETGDPDYEWINQTLFVGEGRFTEGFGLQYRFYRIT, encoded by the coding sequence ATGGAATTGAAGTTCGAAGGTGAAGTCACCGCGTCATTGCATCCTCCTCGCATGGTGGGCAACACCCCGCACGGAATTCGCATGTTCATCGAGGTCGGTGAGGGAAAGCTGGAGGGTGAGCGCATCAACGGGCGGGTGCTGCCCGGCGGTGGCGACTGGGTGCTGATCGGCACCGACCAGTGGGCGCGCGCCGATGTGCGCGCGCAATTCGAGACCGACGACGGTGCGATCATCTACGCGCAATTCGATGGGCTGATCGAGATGACCGACGCCGTGCAGACAGCGTTCGCGGACGGGGTGCCCACCGCATTCGAGGACCAATACTTCCGGGTACTGCCGCGCCTGGAGACCGGTGATCCCGACTACGAATGGATCAACCAGACGCTTTTCGTCGGTGAGGGCCGATTCACCGAAGGCTTTGGTCTGCAATACCGCTTCTACCGGATCACCTGA
- a CDS encoding SCP2 sterol-binding domain-containing protein translates to MTDISQDDTSGVDPQLAADLLSNDRGRVKRAIESISAQRLADHLETDTGTAGLVAAFDLMPTFYRGGMPERAVIRWAVTRRSHGKLERDVELTPAICTIGEKGAFSAQPAATLTAPASAFVALACGATRGVELMSRGDLRVAGNVQLAMKMERLFDLEPNATSS, encoded by the coding sequence ATGACCGACATTTCCCAGGACGACACCTCCGGCGTCGATCCGCAGCTTGCGGCGGATCTGCTCAGCAATGACCGGGGTCGGGTCAAGCGCGCAATCGAGAGCATCTCCGCACAGCGGCTCGCGGACCATCTCGAGACCGACACCGGCACAGCGGGTTTGGTCGCGGCATTCGATTTGATGCCGACGTTCTATCGCGGCGGTATGCCCGAGCGTGCGGTGATTCGCTGGGCCGTGACCCGGCGCTCGCACGGCAAACTCGAACGCGACGTCGAGCTGACCCCCGCCATCTGCACAATCGGTGAAAAGGGCGCCTTCTCCGCGCAACCGGCGGCGACACTTACCGCGCCCGCATCAGCGTTCGTCGCGCTTGCCTGCGGTGCGACGCGCGGTGTCGAGCTGATGTCGCGGGGTGATCTGCGGGTGGCGGGCAACGTGCAGCTCGCGATGAAGATGGAGCGCCTGTTCGATCTCGAGCCGAATGCGACATCGTCATGA
- a CDS encoding 3-oxoacyl-ACP synthase — translation MTAYITSTGRFLPGDPVTNDEIEDFIGKAGNASSALRDTILANSGIKTRYYALDREQQTVFSNTELAARAVEDAVERSEIAAEDLQLLAAATTLPDLMGPGHASMVHGRLAYPPFEIVTAHGICSSGMMALKNAYLQVAIGEKSAAVAVASEFASRGFKSSRYKPLESRTEDGSLPMETAFLRYMLSDGAGAAVVQDKPRSNGVSLRIDWISLTSYANTEKACMYFGSESNDAEKTWMDYADATEAAAAGTLVARQRLSLLPHLVKVGIDEYERLLNAGKFDPTTLKWIPAHYSSERMKSMVLGELSRRDVPRPGPEVWYSNLTRVGNIGSASIFVILDEMLREELVTPGDTMLCMVPESGRFAISYMHLTAVDGGMNA, via the coding sequence GTGACCGCATACATCACCAGCACTGGACGATTTTTACCAGGCGATCCGGTAACAAACGACGAAATCGAAGACTTTATCGGCAAAGCGGGGAATGCGAGTTCCGCCCTGCGGGACACGATTCTCGCCAATAGTGGTATCAAGACACGCTATTACGCACTGGATCGGGAACAGCAAACTGTGTTCTCGAATACGGAATTGGCCGCTCGGGCGGTGGAGGACGCAGTCGAACGATCGGAGATCGCTGCCGAGGATCTTCAGTTACTCGCCGCCGCCACGACGTTGCCAGACCTGATGGGACCGGGTCACGCGAGTATGGTCCACGGCCGCCTCGCCTATCCGCCCTTCGAGATCGTCACCGCGCACGGCATCTGCAGCTCGGGAATGATGGCGCTGAAGAACGCCTACCTGCAGGTCGCGATCGGCGAGAAGTCGGCCGCCGTCGCGGTCGCCAGTGAGTTCGCTTCCCGTGGCTTCAAGAGCAGCCGCTACAAGCCACTCGAGAGCCGGACGGAGGACGGTTCACTGCCCATGGAGACCGCGTTTCTGCGGTATATGCTCTCCGACGGCGCGGGAGCGGCGGTCGTCCAGGACAAGCCGAGGTCGAACGGGGTGAGCCTGCGTATCGACTGGATTTCGCTGACCTCGTATGCCAATACCGAGAAGGCATGTATGTATTTCGGCAGCGAGTCCAACGATGCCGAGAAGACCTGGATGGACTACGCAGACGCGACCGAGGCCGCGGCAGCGGGCACGCTGGTTGCCCGACAGCGCCTCTCGCTGCTGCCGCATCTGGTCAAGGTCGGCATCGACGAGTACGAGCGGCTACTCAACGCGGGCAAGTTCGACCCGACCACCTTGAAGTGGATTCCGGCGCACTATTCGAGTGAGCGCATGAAGTCGATGGTGCTCGGCGAATTGTCGCGGCGCGACGTGCCACGGCCGGGGCCAGAGGTGTGGTACAGCAACCTCACCCGCGTCGGGAACATCGGTAGCGCAAGCATTTTCGTGATCCTCGACGAGATGCTGCGCGAAGAACTCGTCACACCGGGAGACACCATGCTCTGCATGGTCCCGGAATCGGGCCGTTTCGCGATTTCGTACATGCACCTCACGGCAGTGGACGGCGGCATGAACGCATGA